A single window of Oreochromis aureus strain Israel breed Guangdong linkage group 7, ZZ_aureus, whole genome shotgun sequence DNA harbors:
- the LOC116321686 gene encoding cytochrome c oxidase subunit 5B, mitochondrial-like, translating into MAARLLLRSAVRAAAACRSARTPALSRSMAAGGIPTDEEQATGLEKVIMKAMKQGEDPYNMMKPKHYAGSKADPHLVPSITNKRIVGCVCEEDNTAVVWFWLHEGEAQRCPSCGAHYKLVPHELPH; encoded by the exons atggctgcaaggttACTGCTCCGCTCCGCCGTCAGAGCCGCGGCGGCCTGCCGCTCCGCCCGGACCCCCGCTCTGAGCCGCAGCATGGCAGCAGGAG GGATTCCCACTGATGAAGAGCAGGCCACGGGGCTGGAGAAGGTCATCATGAAGGCCATGAAGCAGGGCGAG GACCCCTACAACATGATGAAGCCAAAGCACTACGCAGGTTCCAAAGCCGACCCCCACCTGGTTCCCTCCATCACCAACAAGAGGATTGTGGGATGCGTGT GTGAGGAGGACAACACAGCCGTGGTCTGGTTCTGGCTCCATGAGGGCGAGGCCCAGCGCTGCCCATCCTGCGGCGCCCACTACAAGCTGGTTCCCCATGAGCTCCCCCACTGA
- the LOC116321697 gene encoding cytochrome c oxidase subunit 5B, mitochondrial-like, with product MAARLLLRSAARAAVACHSARTPALSRGMAAGGIPTDEEQATGLEKVIMKAMKQGEDPYNMMKPKHYAGSKADPHLVPSITNKRIVGCVCEEDNTAVVWFWLHEGEAQRCPSCGAHYKLVPHELPH from the exons atggctgcaaggttACTGCTCCGCTCCGCCGCTAGAGCCGCGGTGGCCTGCCACTCTGCCCGGACCCCCGCTCTGAGCCGCGGCATGGCGGCAGGAG GGATTCCCACTGATGAAGAGCAGGCCACAGGGCTGGAAAAGGTCATCATGAAGGCCATGAAGCAGGGTGAG GACCCCTACAACATGATGAAGCCAAAGCACTATGCAGGCTCCAAGGCCGACCCCCACCTAGTTCCCTCCATCACGAACAAGAGGATTGTGGGATGCGTGT GTGAGGAGGACAACACAGCCGTGGTCTGGTTCTGGCTCCATGAGGGCGAGGCCCAGCGCTGCCCATCCTGCGGCGCCCACTACAAGCTGGTTCCCCATGAGCTCCCCCACTga
- the LOC116321672 gene encoding drebrin-like protein A isoform X1 has product MSVNLSKNGAALMAAYKEVVDGKSNTDWALFTYEGNTNDLRVAQKGDGGLEEMVEELNSGKVMYAFCRVRDPNSGLPKYVLINWTGEGVKDSRKGQCANHVRTIADFLKGAHVTVNARAEDDVDPETILAKVAKASGANFNFHKQTQEYRDVPRGRVGSVYRNAVEEIQQINKDDFWVKAQRDEEMRQKEENIRAEQERQKAERERRDMEERQSKERERIARERAQQIEQEKLRQKQREDEEREQEQQRRNEQLENRKMTGISAAASVQKANEAKSLISQRAFNPRDIFKQKEQSFDAGDTPAASRPGRLQSPFPSQKSFERDVPVQPRFPPSSPPAVTPLSPITSALPVMPVSPVAAASTTAPESAHSPVQPADTGAGYGDEDEWSDDFDEDEAAQEGSPAQDDPYMAPHSARSNEDLYQNVSQHAPAANSINWDGSGQGICARALYDYQAADDTEITFDPDDIITQIEMLDEGWWRGYGPNGEYGMFPANYVELI; this is encoded by the exons ATGTCTGTTAATCTAAGCAAGAACGGAGCCGCGCTGATGGCCGCCTACAAGGAGGTGGTGGACGGCAAGTCTAACACAGACTG GGCGCTGTTCACCTACGAAGGAAACACCAACGACCTCCGAGTGGCACAGAAAGGAG aTGGAGGGTTggaggagatggtggaggagcTGAACAGCGGGAAGGTGATGTACGCTTTCTGTCGAGTCAGGGACCCGAACTCTGGACTGCCCAAATACGTCCTTATAAACTGG ACAGGTGAAGGTGTGAAGGACTCTCGGAAAGGACAGTGTGCCAATCACGTGAGGACCATAGCAGATTTCCTGAAG ggAGCCCATGTGACTGTAAACGCCCGTGCGGAGGATGACGTGGACCCAGAGACCATCTTGGCCAAAGTGGCCAAAGCGTCCGGCGCTAACTTTAACTTCCACAAGCAAACACAGGAGTACAGAGACGTTCCCAGAGGACGGGTG GGTTCTGTGTACCGCAACGCTGTCGAGGAAATCCAACAAATCAACAAGGATGACTTCTGGGTCAAAGCTCAG aGGGATGAAGAAATGCGTCAAAAGGAGGAGAACATTCGAGCAGAACAGGAGAGGCAGAAGgcggagagggagaggagggacATGGAGGAGAGACAGtcgaaggagagggagaggatagcgagagagagagctcagCAGATCGAACAGGAGAA GCTCCGGCAGAAGCAGAGGGAGGACGAGGAGCGAGAGCAGGAACAGCAGCGTCGG AATGAGCAGCTGGAGAACAGGAAGATGACGGGAATCTCCGCTGCTGCCTCGGTGCAGAAAGCTAAC GAGGCGAaatctctgatttctcagagaGCGTTTAATCCCAGAGACATCTTTAAGCAGAAGGAGCAGAGCTTTGACGCTGGCGACACACCTGCTGCATCCAGACCCG GGAGGCTGCAGAGTCCGTTTCCATCGCAGAAATCGTTTGAGCGAGACGTCCCGGTTCAGCCTCGGTTTCCACCGTCCTCTCCTCCAGCAGTGACCCCCCTGTCTCCAATTACATCTGCCTTACCTGTGATGCCTGTCTCACCTGTTGCAGCTGCCTCCACTACAGCACCAGAGAGCGCACACTCACCTGTGCAGCCTGCAG ACACAGGTGCTGGTTATGGTGACGAAGACGAGTGGTCAGATGATTTTGATGAAGATGAAGCTGCACAAG AGGGAAGTCCAGCTCAAGATGATCCGTACATGGCACCGCATTCAGCCCGGAGTAACGAGGACCTGTATCAAAACGTTTCCCAGCATGCACCTGCA GCTAATAGTATTAATTGGGATGGCAGTGGACAAGGTATCTGTGCCAGAGCTCTGTACGACTACCAGGCTg CGGATGACACTGAGATCACCTTTGACCCTGATGACATTATTACTCAGATAGAAATGCTGGATGAGGGTTGGTGGAGAGGTTATGGACCTAATGGGGAATACGGCATGTTCCCGGCTAATTATGTGGAGCTTATCTAG
- the LOC116321672 gene encoding drebrin-like protein B isoform X2 — protein sequence MSVNLSKNGAALMAAYKEVVDGKSNTDWALFTYEGNTNDLRVAQKGDGGLEEMVEELNSGKVMYAFCRVRDPNSGLPKYVLINWTGEGVKDSRKGQCANHVRTIADFLKGAHVTVNARAEDDVDPETILAKVAKASGANFNFHKQTQEYRDVPRGRVGSVYRNAVEEIQQINKDDFWVKAQRDEEMRQKEENIRAEQERQKAERERRDMEERQSKERERIARERAQQIEQEKLRQKQREDEEREQEQQRRNEQLENRKMTGISAAASVQKANEAKSLISQRAFNPRDIFKQKEQSFDAGDTPAASRPGRLQSPFPSQKSFERDVPVQPRFPPSSPPAVTPLSPITSALPVMPVSPVAAASTTAPESAHSPVQPAGAGYGDEDEWSDDFDEDEAAQEGSPAQDDPYMAPHSARSNEDLYQNVSQHAPAANSINWDGSGQGICARALYDYQAADDTEITFDPDDIITQIEMLDEGWWRGYGPNGEYGMFPANYVELI from the exons ATGTCTGTTAATCTAAGCAAGAACGGAGCCGCGCTGATGGCCGCCTACAAGGAGGTGGTGGACGGCAAGTCTAACACAGACTG GGCGCTGTTCACCTACGAAGGAAACACCAACGACCTCCGAGTGGCACAGAAAGGAG aTGGAGGGTTggaggagatggtggaggagcTGAACAGCGGGAAGGTGATGTACGCTTTCTGTCGAGTCAGGGACCCGAACTCTGGACTGCCCAAATACGTCCTTATAAACTGG ACAGGTGAAGGTGTGAAGGACTCTCGGAAAGGACAGTGTGCCAATCACGTGAGGACCATAGCAGATTTCCTGAAG ggAGCCCATGTGACTGTAAACGCCCGTGCGGAGGATGACGTGGACCCAGAGACCATCTTGGCCAAAGTGGCCAAAGCGTCCGGCGCTAACTTTAACTTCCACAAGCAAACACAGGAGTACAGAGACGTTCCCAGAGGACGGGTG GGTTCTGTGTACCGCAACGCTGTCGAGGAAATCCAACAAATCAACAAGGATGACTTCTGGGTCAAAGCTCAG aGGGATGAAGAAATGCGTCAAAAGGAGGAGAACATTCGAGCAGAACAGGAGAGGCAGAAGgcggagagggagaggagggacATGGAGGAGAGACAGtcgaaggagagggagaggatagcgagagagagagctcagCAGATCGAACAGGAGAA GCTCCGGCAGAAGCAGAGGGAGGACGAGGAGCGAGAGCAGGAACAGCAGCGTCGG AATGAGCAGCTGGAGAACAGGAAGATGACGGGAATCTCCGCTGCTGCCTCGGTGCAGAAAGCTAAC GAGGCGAaatctctgatttctcagagaGCGTTTAATCCCAGAGACATCTTTAAGCAGAAGGAGCAGAGCTTTGACGCTGGCGACACACCTGCTGCATCCAGACCCG GGAGGCTGCAGAGTCCGTTTCCATCGCAGAAATCGTTTGAGCGAGACGTCCCGGTTCAGCCTCGGTTTCCACCGTCCTCTCCTCCAGCAGTGACCCCCCTGTCTCCAATTACATCTGCCTTACCTGTGATGCCTGTCTCACCTGTTGCAGCTGCCTCCACTACAGCACCAGAGAGCGCACACTCACCTGTGCAGCCTGCAG GTGCTGGTTATGGTGACGAAGACGAGTGGTCAGATGATTTTGATGAAGATGAAGCTGCACAAG AGGGAAGTCCAGCTCAAGATGATCCGTACATGGCACCGCATTCAGCCCGGAGTAACGAGGACCTGTATCAAAACGTTTCCCAGCATGCACCTGCA GCTAATAGTATTAATTGGGATGGCAGTGGACAAGGTATCTGTGCCAGAGCTCTGTACGACTACCAGGCTg CGGATGACACTGAGATCACCTTTGACCCTGATGACATTATTACTCAGATAGAAATGCTGGATGAGGGTTGGTGGAGAGGTTATGGACCTAATGGGGAATACGGCATGTTCCCGGCTAATTATGTGGAGCTTATCTAG